GTGTCTTTGATTTCTTAATCACGTTCCGCGTATAATTTCTAACAAAAACAACGAGTAATTGATACAAAGtccgtttattttatttaccgtAAAGATTTTGTAGAAAAGTTTATGCGAGGTTGGAATTCCCGTTTAACAACTCCATCTACTGTCTGTGTCAGATTAGACAGGGAATGTTAATATCCCgttaatcttttaatatttaatttacaacatctttctttctctgcatttttattgatatttttaaatcgttaattaaattgcaagacgtttattaattttacgcTACAGAAAATGGTCGGTAGATCGAAAGATACGACGGTGTTAATTTATGTTCGTTGGTAcgttcataaaattaaattgaaaaaaagaagtttgTTTAAGAAATCATGACTGACATATGTCTGACGTGCTTACGAATAATTGTTACGAAAAGAATTAAAGTAACAGACTTCTAGAAAGCAGCGAAACGTACTAGCGTGAAATCAATTAATTCGTATTATCCACGCATATGTAGAAACTTTGCATCGAGCAAAggagggaaagaaaaagatataccACCATGTCCAAAACTAGCCAGATTCGAAACGTGTCAGTTGGACCCCTGTATGCTGGATCCATGCAAACCAGAACCAACGGTTGTTATCATTGGCGCAGGAATGGCTGGACTATCAGCGGCGCATCGGCTGGCGCAATGTGGCCTTCAAAATTTCACAATATTAGAAGCAACGGAtaggtatttaaaatatattaaatcggTATAATTGCGTGAGAGTATTATTAAACACTtacaattgttatttaaaataaaatattgtcgaATAGAAACATGCGAGTTGACGTATTTCCATAGTTTCTCAGAGAccctttattaattttacttattttatttaacagtaatttaattttaattccgTAGGAAAAGTACTTTTATGCCttcgttcaaataattaattaacgtcTCAAGATAAATGTCGAGTCACTGACTTTTAAATACCTCTGGATACttaattttcatcgatatcTTCATTCGTCgttgaaagatataaaagatcagaatttcaaagaaacgattaatcgtttaaaaacGAATTACTTGATATCTATAATGAATCTTGTTTGTAGACCAGGAGGTCGAATTCATTCATGTTGGTTGGGTGACGTGGTGGCCGAGATGGGTGCAACCTGGATCGAAGGAGGGTGCGTGGCGAATCCTGTATTCACGCTAGCTGCTCAAGAAGGTCTTCTGAAGCCACCGCTCTTCAGGCCTGATCCGAGTCGTGGTCTTTTTTGCACAAGCGATGGCCGCGCTATCGATCTTCCTGTCAGCATTACGGCTTATCACACGTTTCGGCAGATCGAGCAACAGGCGGCAACTCTTTTCTCTCTAGGTTGTGGCCGCACCCATGGAACGTTGCTGAATTTTATGGGCGTTCGAATTCAGCAGGAGCTCCACAATTTTCCGGAGGAGCAACGGTACAGTTGCCCAGGTCAACTGCAAACTTTATCAGCAGCGATGTAAAAGTAGTTGTGGTCTTTTAGCaattattaaacgttatttacaATAGTAAATATTCGTCAAGAAATGGAAGTAACGTTCGGCGCACCATTCGATCGGAATGTGtcgaatttcttaaataaaattttattacttatatcATACGTACCTTTGGTTCTTCCGTACCTTTCAATCGCAAGCAATTCTTTTGACTTATATACTCATCTTGTCGATTATTTCACGTTCATTTACGTTCGTATTTATACAAACGTGGCGCGCAAGATTCTGTAATTAATCAACGTTACGTTACATCACTGCGTTTTTAACGACACGATATCGTTGATTGTTCTGCTTCGGTACCATGGGTGATCTCGCGATTTCAGATATGACGCGGCCAGGGTGATGTACGGGATGACAAACTGCGTGAGATGTCGCTGCGGGGATGATCTGTCGTTGGTTTCTGCAGATCAGTTTGGAAGTTACATAGAGATACCTGGTGGTAACGTGAGGGTGCCCCTTGGATACGTCGGAGTGCTTGCACCTCTGTTACGAGATTTGCCGAGCTGTGCTCTCAAGTTGGTTGAAACAAATATTGtcgtaaatgtaatttattatttaagagaAGTTTATTTCTTCGTTGTGAAAATTACTCCGTCGTAAAGATTTCGAGGAAGATACTTATTGGATTATTTATTTCCGAAGATAAAATCCTTGTAGAAATACTTTATCAATCtgattttcattatttttattacacaatTCCGCGTCTTGATGTATtctcatattaaaaaatatgacatTATTTTTGGTAATATTTATAGATCAATTGTTCCTACCTTTGATATTAAAACGTGGTTAACACAGATTGCCGAAAATGTGATTGACAGAGCTCGAAGCCCACTGAATTTCGACCAAGGACGATCGTATTCGACTTAGatttattaatcattattattagCGATGGAcgtctatttaaaaattcattttattaactGCGGAACtcaattttcttcgcgaaTCTTTCGCAAGagtcataaaatttattcatattttccagtacacaaattactttttttataatttttgctCAAACTTACAATCATTCGATGACCTATATCAATTTGCTACTATTACCAGAATATGTAGAATGCACTAAACTAGTCGTATAAAAcgtattttatagttttaagATACACGAATGAACTTTTAATGTCGATGTTTAGCAACGATATTATCGCTGTCAAAAAGCTATAGATTCTTCAAGACTAATATGTTGTTCATACGTCCaaaaattttactatattattaGGCATTCACAAATATCACGCAATAAATGTAAACgctgtatatttttcaaatatcgcCAGCATCTTGCAAAAGTATGAtctgatattattattattatcaaaaaatgCTTGCAAGAATAACTTGCAATTTATCAATTCACTAATAACATTGTTAATCGGTAAACTATTGTGCAAGAGTGAtactgttggaatacaacgatattgcACACATGGGCATAAATACCCTTACACagcacccacacaggcatttgaacaggacacttacacaggtcatactcattactgtatagagaatggggttcaaagtattttaagggatcattttttttcttttttttagtttattttggttctttttacaatttgtcctgaaggacatttggtaaagtgttacatctcattggtaaaaaaaaaaaaaaaaaataaaataaaaataaatatagcatgtgggtggc
This Bombus pascuorum chromosome 1, iyBomPasc1.1, whole genome shotgun sequence DNA region includes the following protein-coding sequences:
- the LOC132914532 gene encoding peroxisomal N(1)-acetyl-spermine/spermidine oxidase-like, yielding MTKAAKRTSVKSINSYYPRICRNFASSKGGKEKDIPPCPKLARFETCQLDPCMLDPCKPEPTVVIIGAGMAGLSAAHRLAQCGLQNFTILEATDRPGGRIHSCWLGDVVAEMGATWIEGGCVANPVFTLAAQEGLLKPPLFRPDPSRGLFCTSDGRAIDLPVSITAYHTFRQIEQQAATLFSLGCGRTHGTLLNFMGVRIQQELHNFPEEQRYDAARVMYGMTNCVRCRCGDDLSLVSADQFGSYIEIPGGNVRVPLGYVGVLAPLLRDLPSCALKYCKPVSCIRWGAISDSCPRAVVKCCDGEEFPADYVIVTVSLGVLKHQHDKLFCPALPAEKVEAICKLGYGYVNKIFLEYARPFWVWKEGGIKLAWSADELADRCDWVKGISIVEELSTSQHVLCAWVCGREAADMELCSDEEVVESITRVLRQFTGDPTLPYPANLLRSKWCMDQYFAGSCSYMGMDSTVGHQCDLASPLPGTCEPIPPILLFAGEATIPGHYSTVHGARLSGIREAERIIQLTKRFGGPPTKTSDNS